A region of Periplaneta americana isolate PAMFEO1 chromosome 16, P.americana_PAMFEO1_priV1, whole genome shotgun sequence DNA encodes the following proteins:
- the LOC138691204 gene encoding uncharacterized protein isoform X5 translates to MSDTNTRRRANKINELMEDLRSFYRYNCYVTEWNIPPSLAWNFPDVKPSLDRLFGKAEDIPYKFVKLLVWTRFSGGLVNIHKRWKKAKPVNALTDMPWKAPVQWYNFSKVHRVHLFEETLKKKWGDELAELVGFQHAIPWWHAVEEIAMKKTANLPKKYPLETSSVGIHFMYPILSDDDADDDDEDETESGEAALPLQSVNPAGKPSQAQRSVAGASRESDQAIQDGLRLCAYCNKAEPAPNTYKRCKLCVDEDSPDQKHYCNKDCQIKHWKKGHKYDH, encoded by the exons ATGTCAGACACGAACACAAGAAGAAG GGCTAATAAAATAAACGAACTGATGGAAGATCTCCGCTCATTTTACAGATACAATTGCTACGTGACAGAATGGAATATACCTC cATCACTGGCTTGGAATTTTCCAGACGTGAAGCCTTCCTTGGACAGATTATTTGGTAAAGCAGAGGATATACCTTAC AAATTCGTGAAATTGTTGGTGTGGACCAGATTTTCCGGAGGGTTGGTAAATATTCACAAACGCTGGAAGAAAGCAAAGCCAGTGAATGCCTTAACTGACATGCCATGGAAAGCCCCAGTTCAGTGGTACAACTTTTCCAAGGTTCACAGAGTTCACCTGTTTGAAGAAACCCTCAAGAAAAAGTGGGGTGACGAACTGGCAGAGTTAGTTGGCTTCCAGCATGCCATTCCCTGGTGGCATGCAGTTGAA gAAATTGCAATGAAGAAAACTGCGAATTTGCCCAAGAAATATCCTCTGGAAACAAGTAGTGTAGGCATTCACTTCATGTATCCCATATTAAGTGACGATGATGCAGATGATGACGACGAGGATGAAACTGAGTCTGGTGAAGCTGCTCTTCCACTACAATCCGTCAACCCAGCAGGCAAGCCTAGTCAGGCACAGCGGTCTGTGGCAGGTGCGAGTAGAGAGAGTGACCAGGCTATACAAG ATGGACTGAGGCTGTGTGCTTATTGTAACAAAGCTGAACCTGCTCCTAACACGTATAAGCGCTGCAAGTTATGTGTTGATGAGGATTCACCAGATCAGAAACACTATTGCAACAAGGATTGCCAGA TTAAGCATTGGAAAAAAGGTCACAAATATGATCACTAA
- the LOC138691204 gene encoding uncharacterized protein isoform X3 — MRRYSERNSVKLICPNSQSVGFWVRYIISLRSRLYRIGLTPRHDWRAVHAEETYITLLNLMSDTNTRRRANKINELMEDLRSFYRYNCYVTEWNIPPSLAWNFPDVKPSLDRLFGKAEDIPYKFVKLLVWTRFSGGLVNIHKRWKKAKPVNALTDMPWKAPVQWYNFSKVHRVHLFEETLKKKWGDELAELVGFQHAIPWWHAVEEIAMKKTANLPKKYPLETSSVGIHFMYPILSDDDADDDDEDETESGEAALPLQSVNPAGKPSQAQRSVAGASRESDQAIQDGLRLCAYCNKAEPAPNTYKRCKLCVDEDSPDQKHYCNKDCQIKHWKKGHKYDH; from the exons ATGCGGCGTTATTCAGAGAGAAATAGTGTTAAGTTAATATGTCCGAATTCACAG TCTGTAGGATTCTGGGTTCGATACATCATATCGCTCCGATCAAGACTGTACAGAATAGGGCTGACACCACGACATGATTGGAGGGCAGTACATGCGGAGGAAACGTACATCACCCTGCTGAACTTGATGTCAGACACGAACACAAGAAGAAG GGCTAATAAAATAAACGAACTGATGGAAGATCTCCGCTCATTTTACAGATACAATTGCTACGTGACAGAATGGAATATACCTC cATCACTGGCTTGGAATTTTCCAGACGTGAAGCCTTCCTTGGACAGATTATTTGGTAAAGCAGAGGATATACCTTAC AAATTCGTGAAATTGTTGGTGTGGACCAGATTTTCCGGAGGGTTGGTAAATATTCACAAACGCTGGAAGAAAGCAAAGCCAGTGAATGCCTTAACTGACATGCCATGGAAAGCCCCAGTTCAGTGGTACAACTTTTCCAAGGTTCACAGAGTTCACCTGTTTGAAGAAACCCTCAAGAAAAAGTGGGGTGACGAACTGGCAGAGTTAGTTGGCTTCCAGCATGCCATTCCCTGGTGGCATGCAGTTGAA gAAATTGCAATGAAGAAAACTGCGAATTTGCCCAAGAAATATCCTCTGGAAACAAGTAGTGTAGGCATTCACTTCATGTATCCCATATTAAGTGACGATGATGCAGATGATGACGACGAGGATGAAACTGAGTCTGGTGAAGCTGCTCTTCCACTACAATCCGTCAACCCAGCAGGCAAGCCTAGTCAGGCACAGCGGTCTGTGGCAGGTGCGAGTAGAGAGAGTGACCAGGCTATACAAG ATGGACTGAGGCTGTGTGCTTATTGTAACAAAGCTGAACCTGCTCCTAACACGTATAAGCGCTGCAAGTTATGTGTTGATGAGGATTCACCAGATCAGAAACACTATTGCAACAAGGATTGCCAGA TTAAGCATTGGAAAAAAGGTCACAAATATGATCACTAA